In Salarias fasciatus chromosome 4, fSalaFa1.1, whole genome shotgun sequence, the DNA window ACAATATTATAATTTGGTGTTTAATTCAAATCAAGGGAGCAATtactttgttttaaatgtggaatccatgtttttacagaaaaactGGACAGACTTGCTATTTGTCATGTTTGATTACAAGTCATTTGCAGCCAATGACAGCTTGAAGTCTTGAACTTCAAGTATTGAATTGACTTACAGCCTTTACTACAGTCTCCAGTTGTTACTTGGTCCCGGATTCCCCAATGTGCtcatgttttgtcttttcctgCAGCCCAAGAAAGGAGGTGGTTTGTCCTACAACTCCACAGTTCCTCTCACTCACTGCTCAGAGAAGCTCGTCCAGCTCATCCTCCATGAATACAGTATCCTGATCACTGCGTTACTCTCTCTATGTAACTTACATTCCATTTATTGTTGACTTTTTGTTCCTTAACCTTACCTGTCAGAAATCTTTAACGCTGAAGTGCTCTTCAGGGAGGACAGCACGCCGGACGAGTTCATCGACGTCATCGTGGGGAACCGAGTTTACATGCCTTGCCTTTATGTATGTCAAAACTCCGATTAGTGTTTGGCTTAATGTCTTTGAAAACAGAGTTTTTGGTGATCGTGGTTACGTTTAACCTGAAAAGCTTTTCATCTAGTGTTCATCTGCCGCTCGTGTTCTCAGGTGTACAATAAAGTGGATCAGATCTCCATTGAGGAGGTGGACCGCTTGGCACGGAGACCTCACAGTGTTGTCATCAggtcagatgtgtgtttgtttgtttttttgagtgtgcgtgtgtatttCTATCTATCTTACCAGCttttctgtctgcatgttttttgtttatttcttttcagttgTGGGATGAAGCTGAACTTGGATTACCTTCTGGAGAGTCTGTGGGAATACCTGGCTCTGATTTGCATTTACACCAAGAAAAGAGGAGGtataagcacacacacacacacacacacacacacacacacacatacagtatatcaGTGTGTGGCCTTCTTGAGTCACGAGACTGTCATCTCAATGatttcaaattgttttattttttttcccatttttagAGCGTCCCGACTTCAACGATGCCATCATCATGAGAAGAGGAGCATCTGTTGAACATGTGGTGAGCAACGTGTTTCTATAGCAGATCTCAGCACAGGGGGGTCCTCCAACAAGCCCTGGTGCCAGTGGGACTGGCCACAGATTAAACCCTGTCTGAATTTCTAATCAGTCGCAGATCTCCGTTCACACCTAATTATTATCTTTTTGAACCTGCAGTGCCATCGAATCCACAGAACCTTAGCCAGCCAGTTCAAATACGCTCTCGTTTGGGTAAGTAAGGCCACATTTTTCTAAGCTTTGACATTCTGTGACCATATATTTGCTTCTGTTTCAAGAAAGTGtgtaaacagagagaaacaggtTCTTGTTAATTAAACAGACCATGATTCTGGTCATCGGACATTAAATATTCACTGAATAATATGGTGGAAAGATAGCCGCTTTGGGGTAAAAGCTGATCTGTAGTCCATTTGTGGAGGTTTTAAGAGTCTGTATCTTCTCCAAGttggcagcagctgcttcttttGTACTCAGTGTAAATAGTACGTGATATAGATATCTTTGAGTTTGGGAAGGATCGGTCTGACTGCAGCAGTCCGGTCAGGAGTCTCTCTCTAGTTGATTTATAGAAATGAATCAGCAGGATGAGGAAAGTGAAGTTCCTTCAGCTTCTGCAGGAACTTCAGTCACCAGTGGGCCTGTGGTCGTATGATTGAAGTTGATTGAATCATTGCTGAATCAGTGGAAAGAAGTGCCACATAAGTGGAATCAGTTTCTTGATACGATGGGAGATGTAAGTGAGCAGGGAGCAACGTTAAGTCAATACTCTTCATAACAGAGCTGTATGATATTACTTGATATTAAGTGATAACTGATGGAGCAGGGCAGACCTCAAGAGAACAGAAATAATGGTTTTCATTTTAGATTAATCAAAATCAAGTACAGACTATGTATATTTGCTGTAATTGGACCTGAGCTGTTTTGTCTTTGGGTGTTTTAGGGAACCAGTACCAAGTACAGCCCTCAGAGAGTGGGCCTCACACACATCATGGAGCACGAAGACGTCATCCAGATTGTTAAAAAGTAATTTCGTGCCGCTGCTCGGACAGATGAGTGACCTCAGGAGGGGTTACGGATAAACTGTACTGTAGATATACAGCAAGGAAATATAGCCCCCATCCTTATTTTGTATAAGAAATCTAACAAAAACCAATGAGCTGAAGAGACTGATCATATCTTTGCTGAATGTGGACAGGCgttggtgtgtttttctttttgatttgtgaaaaaacaaaagcaagaaacTGTCTAAGAGTGAAAATGGGgaataaaatcaataaagcaTTTTACAACACTTtagatttttgtatttttattgacTTGATATCTTCAAGTGCATCCATTTAAAGCAAGAAATAACACCGTTAGACAGTGCAATGCTGGAAAAAAGTGCCATAAAGATGAAATAGGTTCATTAATCTTCAGAAACCACATCAGAGGGCTTGCAGACTCTTTCGTCCTTAGTGAGAGGGATTAATCACCTTTGACCCCTCCTTGCCACCTCTCCGTGTacagtccagctgtttgtgtggcCCCTCTCCGATGCTCCCGGGCCGGCCGACTGTCTTTCTTTCAGGAAGTATGGACTCCCAGTCAATGCGCCCCATTCACTGGCACATACACAAGCACAATAGCGCCATTAAAAATGCACGAGCATCTCTTCAGTCCCGGAGAGGGGGACCGAGTGGGAGGCTTCATGCAAGAGAGGCCGAGAGAAAGAGGGGGCCGCGACTCGACACGGCTGAACTCAAAGATGCCTTAAAGATGTTTCATCAGAGTGCGTCGTGGATGGAGAGATTCTGCTTTGGAATAACCTGGAGAGGTGAGACGAGATGGAGGGATAGTACCGTGGAGCAGAAGGAGAAACAAAGGTGCTGTTGACTGGGTGTGTATCATGTGGAGCAGCGTGACACTTGATGCTGTGTGGCTCCATATGGCacggagtgtgtgagtgtgtgagtgtatgctGGTGTGTGCCGCCAGTATGCAACATACATCTGTTCTCTTTTTGTTATGAACACTATGTCTTCTCTGAgaataaaagtaacattttcaTGAGAGAATCCACAGATTAAAGTCATTGATTTGCATTGAAGTAACAGAATAATCTGAACTCTTTAGTCAAATTCACCTGCAAAGAATTGTAATTGACAATGTCACTGAAGTTTAACAATACCTTTGCTGAATAACGCAGCTTCTTTTATCATATTTTCAATGTCTTTTTTACTGCCCGACACAAATGTATCTCCTTTTTAGGAGTAACTTAACGTGGCTGGGTTAAAGGTTTCTATGTGACTTTTGGAGACATAGCTATTAACCTGCAGATTATTGAAATGAACTCATGtacttttgtttttacacttttttccACAATAGAATGAAGACCTTCAACTGTATATCATACTTCTTATAGTAAATCAAATTGGTCAAATGAGCACATGATAATTATGTATCAAGCACAGCTACTGCTGAGGTAAAGATTATTTTTAGTATTTTCGTTGAGTCATAAGGTGTGGACGTGCAAGTGAGAGATAATATGCATTAAATAAAGTTGTGTCTTAGACCCGAAATACCCTAACCCCCAACCCTGAAGCATTTCATACAATTTAAGCTTTAAGCACTTCACTTTCCACCCACAGTCCAAAATCGTGTGGTTAAGGTTAACTGGCGACTCTTGATTTTCTCCCAGATGTCTGTGTACCTGTCTCCTTAGAGATACAGGATAAAAGATTAAATATGAGAAACAGCTATAAAGTTCACCAGCTGGTTGACAGGTGAAATAAAGGTAGTTAACTGTAACACCACACTGCCAATTTAAATAGTCTTCTAAAGAGCAATGCACATATTGGTCAAATGAGTGAAACCTGAAGTTCTAAATGTTATTTCTAAAGActatttttctaaatttaacaaagtaaaatataaaaCGGCGCCATGCCTGTTCAGTATAAACTGATAACCTCAGAGCTTTGACTATATTGACTCTTCTGCCCTCTTCTGTTGGACTGTTCTCATTACACAAAGCTGATGCTGGAAAGCAGTCCTGGATATAAAATGAAActacatgaaaagaaaatatctaAAAGAAGCACTAGATTTCTATTCGGATGAACCAAGAATTaagtttaattaaaatgacAGGGTATACGTTTTGTCACCAGTTATGCATTTATTGGACGTTTTCATTGGTGTCGCACGAAATGTTTCTGTTCTAATTAGTCAAAAGTAAAATCATATTGACCCACTCTTCCATGCAGAACGTCACTATGTGTGCTGTTACACAATAGACACAGCATCGCATACCGTAATGGAGTTCGTTTTTCATTGCTTTCACAATTATTGCGAACCGATCAATACAAGGCGTTTTTTCTTCTGTGTACATAAACTGGTGATATGTACCCTGTTAAGTGCTTGAAGTATGAACAAACTATTAGTAGGCCGCTTTGTCGTGAGAGCCTTTGAGTTGAGATGATTTCACTGTCTGGCTGAATCGCTTTCATTGTTCTTTTGAAGACACAGAGATAAATACAGCCAATGACGTAGATGCAGATGGATGTATCTGTCTATGAGTGACTCTATAGCTGTAGGGATATGGTGGCTTGATAAAAAAGAACCAATCCACTGTCCAGTCCTACATGGTAGATGTCAGAACAGGTGAATAAGAAGGGAAATCAAGCGCATGACAGTCAGGAAAAAGTTTGTAGGTGGTGTGCGGGTGGTCAATTCGGTCCCAGTTATCAAAGCTTTACCGTCtccttgcgtgtgtgtgtgtctttgtgtctgtgcatgagGACGTCTGATAAGGCACCccaacacaaagacacaaatgaGTCACACGCTTTTGTCACTGCAGGGAATTTATAACGAGGCACTCTGGAGGCTCTGACGTTGGCACACAAGTGTGGGATGATgatagctgtgtgtgtgtgtctgtgtgtgtgtgtgtgtgcgcgcgcgcttgGATAAGTGCATGTGCATGTAATCCTGCCAATAAAAGGCACAAAGGACACACCCATTGGTTTATTTGAGGACTGGTGAAGAGAGTGGAGCAAAGCGGAGCTACACAAAGATGTGCATAAGTGCCACATATTTACTGAGAAACCCAATCAGTGCATCAGAGACACAGGGATTAATGCAGAAAGCCTCATACCTGAAACCCAGCTGTTCACTCTGGGCTCACTATAGTACGTTTGTTCTGTTCATGTACAGGTAATTACTGAGGCCTCTGTGAGGCATCAGAGCGCATGTTTATCACCGAGGGCCCATTGTGTGTTTAAATGGTCTGTATCTTTGAGGGAGACtgagggatgtgtgtgtgtgtgtgtgtgtgtgtgtgtgtgtgtgtgtgtgcgcgtgtgtgcgcgtgcgtgtgtgcgtgtgtgcgtgtgtgtgtgcgcgcgcgcgtgtgtgtgtgtgtgcaaagtaTAAAGCACTAACTGGGGGTGAGAACTCAACACAGTCATACAGATGCCGCTGACCCAGATTTTCCTCAGTTTATTGGATTGACCAGCTGTTTTGATGGATTTATACTGATAATAACATTTTTACAATTCAATCATTGTTGCTCTAAAGACCAGACAAGGTAAGGTACAAGGCAAAGTTATCAAATAATACTACATTTGTATTTCAGTCATTAGAGAGACTGTGGCATGCTGAAGGGCATTGCcgacttcagttatttttaattaGTCTAATTAGAAAATGAAATCTTTGTGATCATCTTTGTGAGCTGAGGCTGTGATGTCAAGCAGCCTGGAGGTTCCTCTaccgaaataaaaaaaactgactgaataatgtttttttttaatgagtgatCCACTCTGAAGATTTTTTACTGCCCAATTTCAGTAATACAAATTAATAAAGATGAATCCCAGTGGGTGAGTATTTTGAACTTTGACAGcttttcaaattttaaattttaattaatCACTGAGAAAGCTTTGGATTTGAAATCTACTTCAATAATCTcacttttgattttaaaatcaaacatgttAACAGAAACATAGTATCTTAAAGCTCACAGATAAAACCTGGgcaattggattttttttccctcagttttttttttcctggtgacCACAAGTGCTTGAACTGATATTTTAGAGCTTCCAAtcttcatttcacacatttctacCAAGATATTTCTTGCTAATATGAAAAATATAATCTAGGTATTTAATATAAGGTAGTGCAGCACAATCACTCCAGTGGTGCACCTAATGcctttctgtttgcatgttctccctgtgcctgaaGTGTTTTTTCTGGATGGATTTATATTTTTCCTTCATGAGTTTGTTGGATTAATTAGGGTACCTCTGTAGATGCAGATATGTTGCATTTCTTGTATTTATCGATCTGTTGGTCATGGGATGCACTGGAGTTATGTGTATGGTGTATCCTGCCTTTAGCACAGGTCCTTGCATTTCCAAAACCTACATGGTTTTGTTGAACGACTGGTCCTACTCTGCATCAGTCAAggtcttgtatttttttataatCTTTGAACATATTGAAGAAGCCTAAAAATTACACACAAGCTTCTACCTTTAAAAAACATGAGCAGGGGTATTGCATGCAGGTGAGTCAAGGACAGGCACTTTTAGCCTCATGGTAACCGGGATAGACAAAACAGCTACTAAACATGAATATCTGTATATTTCTAATACATTGAACATGAATCACTTAATGTGCCGAGCATGCATGTGTGGTTAACTGGTGGCCCTATGttgatggaaggatggatgatatTCTGGTATTTTCACCTTCAGaagtaaaaatgtttctttaaaacagGTCTCGTTTTTGGATGTGACTGTCTGTCACTAAAATGGCAATATtaaatggaaataaattatGTAAGACATGGTTTTTCAGCTGAAGCCGCCTGCTGTGTGGCAGGTGGTGTGTGTTGCCTTTGTGCAGCATGTTGACGGCCTTAAAGAGTCCTTTCAATTTCCTAATTAATGTGTACACTGAAGTTGTCAATCTCTGGATTGATTAGATGAGTCAGTAATCACATTAATCACATCCAATCCCCATTATGAGACACGTgggtgcagatgtgtgtgtctctgagtgggagagagagagagagagagagagagagagagagagagagagagagagagagaggagttgTATTGTATTGTCTATGGAATCACAAAACATTACAATTTTGCGATCTACCTTCCTCGTCCTACCTTACGGGGCCAAAATGCAGAGCTCCACACCAATCTACTTGCATTTTAGCGTCATGATGTGATTTTAAGACTGAAGTCACAATTTGGTTAAGGGTGGGTAAAGGTTAGGGACAGTTAAGGTGATGAGCAGGAGAATGTATCAATAGGCTGCCCTTACAGAGGTGCTTCTGCTGTGCCATGTatatgtgcacgtgtgtgtgtgtgtgtgtgtgtgtgtgtgtgtgtgtgtgtgtgtgtgtgtgtgtgtgtgtgtgtgtgtgtgagagagagagagagagtgatagAGACTGCAGTCACTGGATAAACCTGTTGGCTGTGCCCTCCTCAGGTGATCTCCTTTATTAGTCTTGTGTGGCTGAGTGCGCCTGCTGAAAGCATGTTGCCGGTGATTGGCACACAGATGAAAAGACTCTCGCCTGCTTCTTGCGGTCACCCACTTCCTCTCACAGTAATTCCTGAGTATCCCtctgtcatttttctttctctcctggCTTTTGACTGCTctcttttcctttgtttctgatGTTTAGGCTCCTGctcatttttttcctgaacaGTTCTTCCATACCTTCTTCCATTCagtctgctttttttctgtttagtgTCTGTCAGAGTTAATATAATCAGCAAACCATTCATCGGCGCTTCAGTGACATCTCTCTGCAGCTATCTCTGTCTTTCCTTTGCTCAActccctctcctctttctcaACTTCATCCATCTTTGTCATCCTCACTCACCGCTTCAGCCACACAGCCAGTGTCACCTGTATCAAATAGATTTCTGTGTCGTTCCACCTGTTTGATGAACAGAAATATTGGAGGTGTGTGCATCTCATGACAATGTAAAAACTTTTGGAATTCCCTCTGGGTCCTAGCTGTCACTGTCTTTATCTCCTCATCTGTGCAGTTAGATGATACCAGCCGccgctgctgttgtttttattgctgtgcagcttgcagacagcTTAGAGGTTTGTGATGGTGACTGCCCCCAGGGATACCTGATCCAGATTTCTGCTTAGATCTTATCTCAGGTCAAAGCAATTAGTCTTTTCTAACTTCATTAACTGTAAAGAAAAGTTGGAAGTGGGAATGTTAAGTGTATTTGAACAATATCTGTgagattattgtgtttttaatgattcaATAGACATAGTCTGACCTGTTGATTTAGATCATTGTCAGTGATGCCGATACTCTATCGGAAAATgactttgctgctgctgtcacccTTCATTTACTCTGTGGTGTTTAGCTGTTAACCTCTGACACCAGCCCGTATGTATAATATATCGGTTGGGGAGAAGGCCAGGGTGGGGTTGACCTTTTGTGATATATTTAGAGGAGCCTGCAATGAATGTTTTATCCATGCTGCGTAGGAAGAACACAGGGCAGTCATTAAACATTCATATCTGCCACTGAGATGACCTCCTGGAATATCAAACCGTCATCAATGAATTAACATCAGGCCATCATCAATGAGCTGGCATCAGGCAATCCTCAATGAATCTACAACAGCCATTTATGTCATGGCATTGTGTCCCTCACTTGTAGCTCTGTTACATGATGCACTTTTACTGACAGACCAGAGATGTGTAGCACATGTATTGTCAATACTCACAATACCGAGGAGGCTATAGAGTCTGTAgtttacactttaaaaaaaagaaaaacctggtaTATGTATGTAACTGTAGTTATCGATCATATATACACATGGCactggaaaaaggaaaaaaaatacttgtgtCAGGTTGAGATACCTGTTTCATGCTTAGAACAATATCTAGGCTTTTTTATATTAACTCCTTACTTTATTTCCAAAATTTTGCAAAAACTAAATATGTAAATGCTTAAACTGAACTCTGTGTACTGTCGGCCTGTGCATCAACAGTTGCATGCTTGTGATGAGAGCAATGGTATGCATCACTCTCAGCTGTGGTCCTTGCTGGTACTGATGTGTATGTGTTTTGGCTCTGTGTGGCTTTGCCTCTCAGACACAGTTTAGCAACAGCTCAGCCATCTTGCATTATTCATACAGAAGTGAGCCAGCAGATAGTGTTACTGTAAGGCAGTATAGCT includes these proteins:
- the drg2 gene encoding developmentally-regulated GTP-binding protein 2, which gives rise to MGILEKISEIEKEISRTQKNKATEYHLGLLKAKLAKYRSQLLEPSKSAGAKGEGFDVMKSGDARVALIGFPSVGKSTFLSLMTSTASEAASYEFTTLTCIPGVIEYKGANIQLLDLPGIIEGAAQGKGRGRQVIAVARTADVVIMMLDATKGDVQRALLEKELESVGIRLNRTKPNIYFKPKKGGGLSYNSTVPLTHCSEKLVQLILHEYKIFNAEVLFREDSTPDEFIDVIVGNRVYMPCLYVYNKVDQISIEEVDRLARRPHSVVISCGMKLNLDYLLESLWEYLALICIYTKKRGERPDFNDAIIMRRGASVEHVCHRIHRTLASQFKYALVWGTSTKYSPQRVGLTHIMEHEDVIQIVKK